The DNA segment GTTATCAGTCTTGTACTTTAATATTGCAACAAATGGTTGTGTCAAAGTGATCAAATTATCCCGGGACAATCGGTATGCATTTGACTATGTTCAAAAAAGATTTTTGCATGATTCAAAATCTCAGATTTATACACCGGTAATACAAACACCTACAAATAGACAGACAGACCATATGTCAATAGTTTGGATAACTTTAAATGTTGTTGAGTTTGGAACCATAGATACAATCTTAAAAACCCTTCGCAATCAAACACTTGCGAAATCCTGCACACCAAGAATTGAGCAAtcgattttatttgtttgtagaCAGCAAAACAACAAATATCATCAGTAACACCAACCGAAGTAGCAGCTAAAAACGGGAACCAGCAAATCTTACAAAGGTGTGTACAAAAACAATATCAGGTCTTCTTCACATTTCTCTTTATTTCGACATATGAAGCTGAAAATAAAACAGAGAGGATCCATTTTCTCGTCATGATCTTCAAAAGGTTCAGTGATACCTAGCGTGAAAACCCAAAACCAGATTAGTCTCACGCAATTTGACCAATGTATATACAAAAGATTGTAACGAGGTTGCAGAGAGGTGAATTCGAGGGTAATATAGGACCATCATTGTATGGCTAACAACAAATTAACGTTGTGTCTCAATTAAAAGAAATTCAAAACATGTGCCACAAAAACTAATAACAAGCTTCAAGATAATGATCCTTTTTCAATATTCCGGTGATAACCAAAATGTTAATAAGAACTATCAAAAGCGTGATCACATTCATTACCTAGTGATGGTCTCCGTGGTCACCATGGCCATCCCAGGGGTGCCTCCATCCCTAGTAGTTGCCAAGTAACAAAGATCACACATTTAGCCACCACCATGGAGGGAGTAAGaaacgaaacaaatcaaataaaaaaactatatccGTAACAAAGAGTGAGAGTGTTACTTACCATGACTACAGGACCGTCTTGCTTCGCTCTGTACAGAATCCAGAACcttcaaaaaatatatcaagatGATGAGCTTATGATGTGACTGGTTTCTTCAAATCATAATCAAATTCAAATCAACATCTACCTTATTGCCTCTCTAATCCTAAGTTTGACATTCACAAGCTGAAACACGAATAAACATGGATTCGATTCTTcgaaaaatcaattaaaagatAGAGATGTACCACATGACGCCGCACAAGCCCTTTCCGGCGACGGTGTGCCACGTCTTCGGAGTTTGCACGGTGACTCCCTTGTATGTtattcctcctcctccgccaccCATTTTTCTCAAATTCGCGACAGCAATTTCAACTCTTTTCTCCTAACTGAGATTTCGATGCAACCATGTAGCTCGtgacttttttttattacatgttATTTGTATAAGGCCTCAACTAAAACGAGGCCCAACTGAAAGAAAAGGCCCATATCTGCAGATTTCATTCGTTTTGCTAGTAATTAACAACTTTTTAttcatgaactgaaaacttattattttctttattttattttttgaataaccGGGAGGTGATTAGTCCCCCAGGCCGCCGGGCGCAGCAGTTAATACCGAGAACATGGCCTAAACCCGTCTTCCTATTGGAAATCGAAATAGGGGCAGAGAAACTCCGAGCGCTAAATTATCTAACACACTATTAATATCACGATGTCCTTAGgcaatatataaatgtatgagTAATCCTCCACTTTTGAGTTAGTTTTTGGATGTGAATTAAGCCCATCACTGGTATATACTGTTCGTAAGAACTTATTATCTCCCACAATTCATTGTACCGGTTGATTGGTTATCAATTTTTGTTGTGTTTGTGGGTGGTAAAAGTTAGCGTTTTACAAtatcacaacaaaaaaaaaaagaacattctCTCAAAATCTAAAACTGTTGCTTTTGAATGTAGTGTATGCGGACTAACATGTCTTAATTTCAAAACCACCATATACaggagaattaaaaaaaaaaacaatattttgaaCCACTTTAGTTCCGAGTTAAGTAGCGCTCTGATTTGTCTAAGCTAAGCCCTGGAATAGCAGCACCCATCCATCACCTGGTTTCCAATATCAGGTCTATTCTTCAAAAGGACAGAAGCTACCAGAGACAAAAGTCTGACCTTAACTGTCTGTCTTCATCAGTATTCGTGCCACAGAGAAAAGAGTTGGTCATGGTTGTGTAAGAATATAAAAAGAGGTTTACACTTGCTGCTCCTTCCTTTTACATAGAGAGCGGAAGAAGCATCCTCCGCTTCTTATTCCTAGCTAGTCTCGCTTGCTTTAGAATTTTCATACAGAAGAGCAAAAGCAAGCCGacacaaaccaggatgaatgcAAGTTGCAACCGCTTGAGGAACAAGGATACTGCTGAACACACCAGGAGTAGTAAGATCACCAGCTCCCAAATGACAAAGACCACATGGACCCTGGATCAAAAGCAAATGACACGATTGTCATAAATATCACAAGTAACATGTCACAATCCTACAGCAACAGAATCAAGATGGTAATAAACTCAAAACACAAGAAATGAATATGAACGTTTTATTCATTACCAAACATAATTACATGAAGCGTTTTATGAATCACATAATGTCTAGTTATTGTAATGAAACCCATTAACATCGTGTCGTGTTGGATGCagatctcaaattttttgattgTAATGTTTTCGAACCTGGAAGAAGAGAAATTGGAggtggaagagaagaaagagacggAGGCCCAATCATGCTTTGATCGAATCTGATATTCCCTGAGCTGCTCCGCTAGATTCGATCTCGTTATCATCGCTTCCTCGAAACCCTAAGAAGCGTCGGAGAGAACACAGGCAGAGAGAATCTGTCAAAACAACCTCTCTTCCGCCGAGTCTCTCACACTCTCCGTGTCAACAACAATCATCGGGTCGGGTTATAGATTGGATCCGTATTCATAGGCCCATGTTGTGTGTATTGGGCCTTTTGAAGGTACTCGTTAAGGATCTCTACCTATTAGCCCTTTTAGCGGTAAGCTGATATAGTCTCATTGGACTGAGTTAACATTGAAACTATGAAGAGGAAAGCTTTTTTCATCTGACGGtcgattttatttaaaattgaaCGTTTTGAAATATTAGCAATGTATTGATCGAGTCCCATGTCCCCATCCATATAAAGTGAGTGATAAACATCGTTGAATATTTCTGATTTGACAACATTAAGGTTATTATCACGTCCACAAAACGCAGCCGGGTGACAAGCACAAATAGACAGAAagactaaaacaaacaaatgatGCAAAATAAAGCACTTaatcacttcttttttttttttgctacaaatttataaaatcgTTCGCAGTTCGCAATATATTCTCTTAAATATACTACCAGGTAAGTTTGTCTTCTCACGAAAATGTCGGCTACAAGATACCGTCTTGCTATCATCAAAAACATAACTCAAAGAACAAGGACAAAAGATGACGTagaaaagaattgaaaaaaattattttgtttcaatttacatgaaattttaagattttaaagttaactttaactttattggaaacggttcaactaattaaattttacagtttttttttataattggttaactgattttaaaattatatgtttaaaatatatttttatgaaaaaataattttcttaatctttgtacATTAAGacaaaacatcaagtattatgAAACAGATGAAATATGTCTGTTACAATGTCGCGGTTCACAAAACGTCTAGCTTAAAATTTAAGACGAGAGATACAAATGAtgcatctatactattaaaagggaatcagtttttaaaaatctacttataaaaggttgttggaccctttcattagaatatttatataaccttaattaatcaactccacataatatgtttaatatttgtGCCAAACTAAAAGATTCTGCCACCAGATTTTGTGcttattaacagaaaataattataatagcatttattttcaaatacaagAAAGATAATGTTTAGATATAGTTTATATTGTCAGCTATGATGATCATTTATCCGCTCCACATAAAGGCTGATTTACAACatttattaacatattatatgaaccaaatttttttatatacataatgtaAAACTTTTATGTAAAACATAATGTATAGAAACATGACAATactttaaagtttttttattatattcaaaattttatgcgtatacacaaaatatgtttctaaaaatctaacattttatttgaaatcTGAAACATTAACCAAAAATCGAATCTGAAACACAAAAGAATAATCGTGACACCGAAGACATATTTgaaacagaaaaatatatttaatatacacAATACATTTTAGATATTCAGGGTACCGGTTCAGATCTCTGTAGAATCTAAATCTTAACCGACACTGCGGGTCTGAAATATACCCAATAGATACTTTACCGTAGACTTGGATCTGAACTGATTCGGATCGGTTTTTATTCGAACCAAACAAAATGTTTGGACCTAAAAAAGAGTTACATAACAATatacatacaaaattttaaataaattaattcataaatcatataattttataaaattctatgttttgatataatttaatattgtaacataataacatacaaaaatcattaacattattaaactttttattgTAAGAAAACCCGCGCTTTTGAAgcgcgggtcaagatctagttccTGATTAACATCTGTCCTTTTTAATAATTTCGTTTGTCAAATACGTTGAAAATGACATCCATATTATCAACATATCTCATTATctttagggcatctccaaccctactccattttcaactccaaacatcattatggagtaaaatcttttccaaccccactccattttggagttaaaaatggagtaatggctagggttactccatttatggagtaatcttactcattactccattttggagttgaactttttttatttataaaatggtcctttaaatctttaatgtttc comes from the Brassica napus cultivar Da-Ae chromosome A7, Da-Ae, whole genome shotgun sequence genome and includes:
- the LOC106353553 gene encoding NADH dehydrogenase [ubiquinone] 1 beta subcomplex subunit 2-like, which encodes MGGGGGGITYKGVTVQTPKTWHTVAGKGLCGVMWFWILYRAKQDGPVVMGWRHPWDGHGDHGDHH
- the LOC106353552 gene encoding uncharacterized protein LOC106353552, which gives rise to MITRSNLAEQLREYQIRSKHDWASVSFFSSTSNFSSSRVHVVFVIWELVILLLLVCSAVSLFLKRLQLAFILVCVGLLLLFCMKILKQARLARNKKRRMLLPLSM